From the genome of Xyrauchen texanus isolate HMW12.3.18 chromosome 7, RBS_HiC_50CHRs, whole genome shotgun sequence:
gacccatatgcgaccaagctttaacttccagggtgatgtcttgagatgttgcttcaatatttccacataattttccttcctcatgatgcaatctattttgtaaagtgcaccagtccctcctgcagcaaagcacccccatgcttcatggttggggtggtgttcttcagcttgcaagcctcacattttttctccaaacataacaatggtcattatggctaaacagttcaatttttgtttcattagaccagcggccatttctccaaaaagtaagacagttgtccccatgtgcacttgcaaccTTTTTTTATGGAGGTTTTGGATCACttacttcttccttgctgagcagcctttcatgttatattgacataggactcgttttactgtggatatagatacttgtctacctgtttcctccagcatcttcacaaggtccttcgctgttgttctgggatttatttgcacttttcacaaacTACGTTCaactctaagagacagaatgcatctccttcctgagcggtatgatggctacgtggtcccatggtgtttatacttgcatactattgtttgtacagttgaacgtggcaccttcaggcatttggaaattgctcccaaggatgaaccagacttgtggaggtccacaaatatttttctgatgtcttggctgatttctttagattttcccatgatgtcaagcaagagttactgagtttaaatgtatgccttaaaatacatccacaggtacacctccaattcattaaacctccaatcagaagctaattggctaattgtctaaaagcttgacataattttctggaattttccaagctgtttgaAGGCACAGtaaacttaagtgtatgtaaaattctgacccactggaattatgaacaatctaaacaattgttttaacattacttgtgtcatgcacaatgtagatgtcctaaattacttgactaaactttgctaatattaaatctttggagtggttaaaaaaatatgtttaatgacttcaaactaagtgtatgtaaacttaataAAGTTTAAACTTATAAAAGTGACTTTAACTGTATATTCTTTGCTCTCCTTACAATTTATCTGTCATAAATCAAATGAAATTCCTCTGCAAAGCAGTCATCAGCTAAAATGGCACATAGTAACATTAGTATTTTTAGTTTCTAAAATGTTTATAAGGAATGCTAGATTTTCAAGAAGATCTTACATGTCATGATTGGAAGTGTAGTGAATATTTCCATTTcaaccatgcacacacacacacacacacacacacacacacacacacacacacacacacacacacacacacacacacggactaAGCTGGATTCAGATGAGGAACTAACCCCTCCTTTCAGCCCAGCTCCCGTTGGAACATTTTTGCTAGTGCTTCAGCctcataattataataaatttgaCATTTCTCAGATAATATTGATTTCTCTATTTTAACATGTCACAGTCAGTTATGGTCCAAAGCATTGAGAAACAGGATGTCTATTGATCTGAGGCTCATGAATCCCTTTCGTGTATGTGATAATTTTTATAAGGCCTTTCTTCCAAACAtaagtcaatattttatattcCCAGCCCTAGAAAGGTTTGGGGATTGATGTCATATGCATCCAACTTGACACCTGGATAGTGACACCTGGTAAAGCTAAATTTAAAGATTGAatgtaaatgtgttcattaacaAATGTTTCAACCATATCTGAATTCGGCCATAAACCTTtcacaaatgtttttcttttcttatagTGGTTTcttgtatattatattatctaaaaaatttaattaaataaataaataaaaaacattgagaATATTTCCCTAATTATTAGCTATTATCATGCCCAGATTTGACCAAATCCTTCACAGAAACGTATTTTGTTACTGTAGCGTTATGACGGGAACGCAAGTGCACACTCTCATTTAAAAGGTTTACAGGCTGTTGCATCCtgattgtgttttgttatttcagCTGTTCAGTATGACCTTTAAAAGGTTCTAGCTAGTGTAGTGGAACTATTGTAAAACGATAGAAGTTGCTGTACCACAAATTAATTGTTTtctataaaatcttaatttgtggagGAATGGTGATTCATAGGCTAATCAATACAAAGCATTCATGTAAATTGTTCACATTTTACGGCTGACATTAGtctataaaattgaaataattcaaGCAAGAATATGACAAATTTTCGTCATTTGTGAACACTTTTCTGGATAGCATAATGAATAGGCCTTCTGTGCAATTCTAACTGCATGAGAAGTAGTGAACGTTCGACAGTCCTGTAAATGCAACTgcgaacattttctttttttctttctttctttttaaagataTTAAAAAGAAATTTGGGAAGcgttttatttagatttattggCAAGGCAGTTCTTTTAGTTTCATACCCTGCTCATTTGTCCTACGATAAATAACGTATCGAGTGAAGGGAAACCCTGTCTAGGTGGCAATGCTTAAACAAGTTATGCAACTTACAAATTTTGCCTCCGAAAAATgcgattttatttttcatttttaatttttcgTTTCAGGAATGAATGAAACGATGTATAATTTACTTCACTAATGGAAAAAACGTCCATAAACTTGCATAAGAAAATTTGACcacatgataaaataattttgatcGAAATTAAACCTTAGTGATCAAATAAtgatagcaataataataataataacaagacaaaatatataaTAGTTAGGTTTATTCAGCAATGCATTAGATCAGAAAAGCTTAACAtagaaggcaaaaaaaaaaaaaaaaaaaaatcctcaaaaaAAACCTCATGGACATTATTTCAATATGAAATTAATACAAAGTGCTGGAGAAAGTTAACAGCTCATAACGAATTCCATGCATACTTTCTAAACTATAAAGGTTGACTCATATCTTAATAACAGTTTTCTACTTAAAATCATATACACAAAAAAATGCTCTAAATATTGTTTATCCATTCTGAAATGAATGTTTGTTGTCCACAAATGTTGCAGACATATTTAAGATCTTCCTGTGCGCAGCTGTGTTGTTATACACCCACAATCTCTATATGTAATACAGAATTACCTCATTAGCTATAGTGGTTAAAGTACCTTGTCGAAATGATTTTGCTCCCGTAAATAATAACATATTGTATTCCACATATATGAAGTTGTATATAAAATTATTTCGCAGGTATCAACATAAACGATGACGCATAACAACACAATTATACTTCCACCACACCGCACTTTTTTCTCAATAGTGTAACTTTTAACAGGCATAAGAATAGTCTTTTTTccccactttttatttttatccgtaatgctttaaatattttgaacaatctttATTATTTCCTCCACGGTTGTCTTGAAGAGGACTGTTCACCTTTGTCCCCGGACCACAGAGCTCCAAACATGGAAAAATAAGCTGCCATCCACCAATGTCGCCAACATTCATTTCTTCAAGTCCGCCATATTGAGATATGATTCATTTCGATGGACCTGTTCCGCATGTTGTTCAGAATGGTAGCGTGTCGTGAAAGAGTTTGTCAATGATTGCAGGCGTGGGAACCAAATCCTCCAATTTCAAGTAAAAGATGCGCTGCAGTCCCTGCGTGCACAGTGCGCGCACCTCTGGCAGCTTCTCCAACAGTTTAGACAATTCACCACTGCAGGACACCTGATCCTTTAAACAGTTTACTAGCTTGTTTTGTAGTTCCTCTGTCTTCTTTGgctcttttagtccatgtctctCTGTGAAGATAAGAAACAACCCGTTAGAGGTCTGAGGCATGCTGTTGTCCAGTTCTATGTGTATCACTTGGAAAAGATCAGATGTGTCTTACCTGTTACTATGGCGAGAGCAGcaatgcaggagaaggcagagaCGTCTATGTTCATGCTCTGGAGGTTGGAAGAAAACTCAACGATGGAGTCGATCCACTCCCCAAAGCCTCGCACGCACTGCAACTTGTGTAAAACCACTCCATTGCAAAAAACAAGTTTATCCTCGGCCAGGTTGGATCTGTAAAATAGGCACTTATCTTTGAGGATCCTTTGGAAACTGAATTAAAATAGAATGAGTTCCGGTCAAAACATGATATGCGTTCTTACCTGTAAGCCAACCGCAGTACAAAAAGTTCAAGGAAGGCTGACTCGAAAAGGAGTTCCTGGTCGCATTTGGGCAGGTCGGTAAAAACGGGGATTTTCTCGGCCCATCCACGAATGATGCTCATCGAAGCAGTGAGCAAATCGTAGAACTGCTGAATGTACAGAGATTCATCACCTCCACTGTGATAATCTGGGCTTGCATGAAACTAgaatttaatgcaaaaaaaaaaaaaaaaaagtaattagaaTAGAATTGAATATCTACATACAACTTCTAAAACGTCCCTTTTATTATTTGGGCAAAATAACACAGCAGTCtcgttaaagaaaaaaaaaaaaagtaagggaGAATCTTATActtgtattactattattacatCTGTATTAGCCTAATTTTATTGGTAACGAATtgtatataatgttatatatatatatatatatatagcctataaatAAAGGTCTGTTATTACAACGTCACCAATCACTATGTTGTTACAATTTCCTAATGCATAGCATTCTGTGCAATGTTGGATGGAAGATTGACGCTCACTTTAGAGTAGTCCAGTCGGGACATTGAAGGGTTGGAGTCTATGTGCGCTCTCACAAGGGCGTTCAGAAGATTGATGGGTGTCAAAGAGACCGGGATGTCCTGCGGGCTTTTTGGTTTCGAGGGGAGGCGACCCCTCCGACCTTTTAAACTGGCTGTTCTCacgactgaaaaaaaaaaaaaaaaacgtgtattGGTTATATACAATACACTGCCCATTAAAACACATTACTTCTCTGTAATAACACAGGGTAATATACATATTGTTTGATGAAAGTAtgatttacacaattcaattgACTATACCTTCTTTTACCATCCCCACAACCAGGCACTTTTGAAACCGGCAATACTGGCATCGATTTCGTCGTCGTTTATCCACAGGACAGTTTTTGTTTGCCAGACAAACATATTTGGCATTTTTCTGCACAGTAcgctacaaaaaaaaataaaataataataataataataataataataatagaacgTGTAtgtgatgttaataattatgagcAAGTTTGTAATATAACTCCATGCACATGGCACTGACGTGTTTAACAACTTGAACTTCAATCACAGCTATTTACAATGAATATGACACTCAAGGCCTGCACTCTAACCCAAAGCTGTGTAATACATTCAAGGGCCGGACAGGACAGACATTCGGTAAATACAGATTCGTGGGCAGTCATAATTTGGGGTCCCCCGACACTCTCTCCACGACCCCTCTTGTCGGATTAGCGCGATTATTCTATCACGATGGGGACTTAAAGAGCTGTTTTAATGTCACCACTGGGAGCGCCCGTTACGCTCGGTTAGGCAAAACACGACTCTTGGCACAAACCAATTTAAGTCTAGACGAAAGGAATGGTGGCAGAAATGCGGAGGTGTCCCTAGGTGCATTCTGGGTCAAATCAATACAAGTGCGAAAATTAAGGGTAGCTATACTGTAGACCGGTTCTAAACCTACCCAAGTCTCCAAATTCTAATCTATAAGAAGTGAAAGTGGGCAGGCTACAGAAACTATAATCATGATAAATTTGAAGCAATAGTGAGATTGGGACACGATACACGTGTTCTTACCTTGAAGAATCCTTTGCATCCCTCACAAGTGCGCACTCCGTAGTGCTGACAGGCTGCGTTGTCCCCGCACACTGCGCACAAACCCTCACTGGATGGAGATCCTCTAGCCGGAGGGGAGGCTACCGGGCTTTCCAGTAATGGGTGCCCGTGGCCGACGTTGAGCGAGTGGGATAAACCCACACCGTGCTGTTTCCTCGGTACGGCAAAACTCTCCAGCGTACGGTGAGCTCCCTGGGTGTCCTGGCCCATGGATACGTGGACAGATCCATCGAAGCGCATCTGACAGCTCGACATCGGCGTGTCAACGGGAGACTGCTTGAAAGAGAACAACCGAGACATCGCGTTTTTACGTTGTTGGTCTATCATATGTGAAGTCGCCAAATAGTTCTGATGAAAACTGTGAAGGGACCCGCTTTCGTCCCACGTGTGGTGGGAAGGAGCAGGGAAACTGGGTGATGGGGTGATGTTTGAGGAAGACGGTTTATAGTATAAAGGTCCGCTAATGGGTATG
Proteins encoded in this window:
- the LOC127646727 gene encoding nuclear receptor subfamily 4 group A member 2-like produces the protein MPCVQAQYGTSPPGASPAAQSYSYNTTGEYNCDFLTPEFVKFSMDLTNAEIAVTSSLPSFNTFVDTYSSSYDVKPPCLYQMSHTGDQLSIKVEEIPTHSYQQHHQAHQAEEGIPISGPLYYKPSSSNITPSPSFPAPSHHTWDESGSLHSFHQNYLATSHMIDQQRKNAMSRLFSFKQSPVDTPMSSCQMRFDGSVHVSMGQDTQGAHRTLESFAVPRKQHGVGLSHSLNVGHGHPLLESPVASPPARGSPSSEGLCAVCGDNAACQHYGVRTCEGCKGFFKRTVQKNAKYVCLANKNCPVDKRRRNRCQYCRFQKCLVVGMVKEVVRTASLKGRRGRLPSKPKSPQDIPVSLTPINLLNALVRAHIDSNPSMSRLDYSKFHASPDYHSGGDESLYIQQFYDLLTASMSIIRGWAEKIPVFTDLPKCDQELLFESAFLELFVLRLAYRSNLAEDKLVFCNGVVLHKLQCVRGFGEWIDSIVEFSSNLQSMNIDVSAFSCIAALAIVTERHGLKEPKKTEELQNKLVNCLKDQVSCSGELSKLLEKLPEVRALCTQGLQRIFYLKLEDLVPTPAIIDKLFHDTLPF